From the genome of Homo sapiens chromosome 19 genomic scaffold, GRCh38.p14 alternate locus group ALT_REF_LOCI_7 HSCHR19LRC_PGF1_CTG3_1, one region includes:
- the TFPT gene encoding TCF3 fusion partner isoform 1 (isoform 1 is encoded by transcript variant 1) translates to MELEQREGTMAAVGFEEFSAPPGSELALPPLFGGHILESELETEVEFVSGGLGGSGLRERDEEEEAARGRRRRQRELNRRKYQALGRRCREIEQVNERVLNRLHQVQRITRRLQQERRFLMRVLDSYGDDYRASQFTIVLEDEGSQGTDAPTPGNAENEPPEKETLSPPRRTPAPPEPGSPAPGEGPSGRKRRRVPRDGRRAGNALTPELAPVQIKVEEDFGFEADEALDSSWVSRGPDKLLPYPTLASPASD, encoded by the exons ATGGAATTGGAGCAGAGAGAAGG GACCATGGCAGCCGTGGGCTTTGAGGAGTTCTCAGCGCCGCCAGGCTCAGAGTTGGCGTTGCCTCCCCTATTTGGTGGCCACATCCTGGAGAGCGAGCTGGAGACGGAAGTGGAGTTTGTGTCAGGTGGTCTGGGCGGCTCAGGGCTCCGGGAGCGagatgaagaggaagaggcagCCCGGGGTCGGCGGCGGCGCCAGCGGGAATTAAATCGCAGAAAGTACCAGGCACTAGGTCGGCGCTGCCGGGAGATCGAGCAG GTGAACGAGCGGGTCCTGAACAGGCTCCATCAGGTGCAGAGGATAACTCGGAGGCTGCAGCAGGAACGGAG GTTCCTCATGAGAGTGCTGGACTCCTACGGGGATGACTACCGGGCCAGCCAGTTCACCATTGTGCTGGAG GATGAGGGCAGCCAGGGCACGGATGCCCCCACCCCAGGCAATGCGGAGAATGAGCCTCCAGAGAAAGAGACACTGTCCCCGCCCAGAAGGACTCCTGCACCCCCAGAACCCGGCAGCCCAGCCCCCGGTGAGGGGCCCAGTGGGCGGAAGAGGCGGCGAGTGCCACGGGATGGACGCCGAGCAGGAAATGCGCTGACTCCAGAGCTGGCCCCGGTGCAG ATTAAGGTTGAGGAAGACTTTGGCTTTGAAGCAGATGAGGCCCTGGATTCCAGTTGGGTTTCTCGGGGTCCAGACAAACTGCTGCCCTACCCGACCCTGGCCAGCCCAGCCTCTGACTGA
- the TFPT gene encoding TCF3 fusion partner isoform X1 — protein sequence MRVLDSYGDDYRASQFTIVLEDEGSQGTDAPTPGNAENEPPEKETLSPPRRTPAPPEPGSPAPGEGPSGRKRRRVPRDGRRAGNALTPELAPVQIKVEEDFGFEADEALDSSWVSRGPDKLLPYPTLASPASD from the exons ATGAGAGTGCTGGACTCCTACGGGGATGACTACCGGGCCAGCCAGTTCACCATTGTGCTGGAG GATGAGGGCAGCCAGGGCACGGATGCCCCCACCCCAGGCAATGCGGAGAATGAGCCTCCAGAGAAAGAGACACTGTCCCCGCCCAGAAGGACTCCTGCACCCCCAGAACCCGGCAGCCCAGCCCCCGGTGAGGGGCCCAGTGGGCGGAAGAGGCGGCGAGTGCCACGGGATGGACGCCGAGCAGGAAATGCGCTGACTCCAGAGCTGGCCCCGGTGCAG ATTAAGGTTGAGGAAGACTTTGGCTTTGAAGCAGATGAGGCCCTGGATTCCAGTTGGGTTTCTCGGGGTCCAGACAAACTGCTGCCCTACCCGACCCTGGCCAGCCCAGCCTCTGACTGA
- the TFPT gene encoding TCF3 fusion partner isoform 2 (isoform 2 is encoded by transcript variant 2), with amino-acid sequence MAAVGFEEFSAPPGSELALPPLFGGHILESELETEVEFVSGGLGGSGLRERDEEEEAARGRRRRQRELNRRKYQALGRRCREIEQVNERVLNRLHQVQRITRRLQQERRFLMRVLDSYGDDYRASQFTIVLEDEGSQGTDAPTPGNAENEPPEKETLSPPRRTPAPPEPGSPAPGEGPSGRKRRRVPRDGRRAGNALTPELAPVQIKVEEDFGFEADEALDSSWVSRGPDKLLPYPTLASPASD; translated from the exons ATGGCAGCCGTGGGCTTTGAGGAGTTCTCAGCGCCGCCAGGCTCAGAGTTGGCGTTGCCTCCCCTATTTGGTGGCCACATCCTGGAGAGCGAGCTGGAGACGGAAGTGGAGTTTGTGTCAGGTGGTCTGGGCGGCTCAGGGCTCCGGGAGCGagatgaagaggaagaggcagCCCGGGGTCGGCGGCGGCGCCAGCGGGAATTAAATCGCAGAAAGTACCAGGCACTAGGTCGGCGCTGCCGGGAGATCGAGCAG GTGAACGAGCGGGTCCTGAACAGGCTCCATCAGGTGCAGAGGATAACTCGGAGGCTGCAGCAGGAACGGAG GTTCCTCATGAGAGTGCTGGACTCCTACGGGGATGACTACCGGGCCAGCCAGTTCACCATTGTGCTGGAG GATGAGGGCAGCCAGGGCACGGATGCCCCCACCCCAGGCAATGCGGAGAATGAGCCTCCAGAGAAAGAGACACTGTCCCCGCCCAGAAGGACTCCTGCACCCCCAGAACCCGGCAGCCCAGCCCCCGGTGAGGGGCCCAGTGGGCGGAAGAGGCGGCGAGTGCCACGGGATGGACGCCGAGCAGGAAATGCGCTGACTCCAGAGCTGGCCCCGGTGCAG ATTAAGGTTGAGGAAGACTTTGGCTTTGAAGCAGATGAGGCCCTGGATTCCAGTTGGGTTTCTCGGGGTCCAGACAAACTGCTGCCCTACCCGACCCTGGCCAGCCCAGCCTCTGACTGA